Proteins encoded within one genomic window of Panicum virgatum strain AP13 chromosome 1N, P.virgatum_v5, whole genome shotgun sequence:
- the LOC120656657 gene encoding ELMO domain-containing protein A-like isoform X1, with protein MDASAGSFVAVRRLSGSDRAAAFHHSSSGASPRLLSAEVLTGSSAWIGRGLSCVCAQRRDSDARLSFDLTPTQEECLQRLQNRIEVQYDSANREHQEALRALWCDAFPGTELRGLISEQWKEMGWQGKDPSTDFRGGGFISLENLLYFARNYPKSFQELLRKQNGDRAIWEYPFAVAGVNITFMLIQMLDLQAVKPRSLFGAVFLKLLSENDEAFDILYCITFKLMDQQWLDMHATYMDFNTVMKSTRRQLERELLIEDIQRIEDMPSYRLLAR; from the exons ATGGACGCGAGCGCCGGCTCCTTCGTCGCCGTCCGCCGGCTCTCCGGCtccgaccgcgccgccgccttccaccACTCCTCTTCGGGTGCCTCACCTCGCCTCCTGTCTG CGGAGGTGTTGACGGGGTCGTCGGCGTGGATCGGGAGGGGGCTCTCCTGCGTCTGCGCGCAGAGGAGGGACAGCGATGCGCGCCTCTCGTTCGATTTGACGCCTACGCAG GAAGAATGCCTACAGAGGCTGCAGAACAGAATAGAAGTTCAGTATGATAGTGCAAACAGAGAGCATCAG GAAGCATTACGGGCTCTTTGGTGTGATGCTTTTCCTGGAACCGAGCTTCGGGGTCTAATATCAGAACAATGGAAAGAGATGGGTTGGCAAGGGAAAGACCCATCTACAGATTTTAG AGGCGGAGGCTTCATCTCCTTGGAGAATCTGTTGTACTTTGCAAGGAACTATCCA AAATCTTTTCAGGAACTTCTTCGCAAGCAGAATGGTGACCGTGCAATCTGGGAGTATCCATTTGCTGTAGCTGGTGTAAATATAACCTTCATGCTCATTCAGATGCTTGATCTCCAAGCAG TTAAACCGAGGTCATTGTTCGGAGCAGTTTTCCTAAAGCTTCTTTCAG AAAATGATGAAGCATTTGACATTCTCTACTGCATAACCTTCAAGCTGATGGATCAGCAATGGCTTGACATGCATGCTACTTACATGGACTTCAAT ACGGTCATGAAATCAACACGGCGTCAGCTAGAAAGGGAGCTTTTGATCGAGGATATTCAGCGGATTGAGGACATGCCATCATACAGGCTTCTGGCCCGGTAG
- the LOC120653669 gene encoding uncharacterized protein LOC120653669, protein TPFCLVCAVPIPSPKKRRRRPKRRGGRQGPRGVLAGQSKPERVLKLLERGPFLEEERERAREIKGFGSFNLSSASRAVAQPPGDDGGRGYGRSNSQYEERWQRDDGGRGYGRSNSRFEERYGERTAMRVTRKTW, encoded by the coding sequence ACTCCGTTTTGCCTGGTCTGCGCAGTCCCCATCCCCTCCCCAAaaaagaggcggcggcggcccaaacGCCGTGGTGGAAGGCAGGGGCCGCGCGGTGTCCTTGCCGGGCAGAGCAAGCCCGAGCGCGTGCTCAAGCTGCTGGAGCGGGGCCCGTTCCTGGAGGAGGAGCGCGAGCGGGCGCGCGAGATCAAGGGCTTCGGCAGCTTCAACCTCAGCAGCGCCTCGCGCGCCGTCGCGCAGCCGCCAGGtgacgacggcggccgcgggtACGGCCGGAGCAACTCGCAGTACGAGGAACGGTGGCAGCGCGACGACGGCGGGCGCGGCTACGGCCGGAGCAACTCGCGGTTCGAGGAGCGGTACGGCGAGAGGACGGCGATGAGGGTGACAAGGAAAACCTGGTGA
- the LOC120656657 gene encoding ELMO domain-containing protein A-like isoform X2, producing MDASAGSFVAVRRLSGSDRAAAFHHSSSAEVLTGSSAWIGRGLSCVCAQRRDSDARLSFDLTPTQEECLQRLQNRIEVQYDSANREHQEALRALWCDAFPGTELRGLISEQWKEMGWQGKDPSTDFRGGGFISLENLLYFARNYPKSFQELLRKQNGDRAIWEYPFAVAGVNITFMLIQMLDLQAVKPRSLFGAVFLKLLSENDEAFDILYCITFKLMDQQWLDMHATYMDFNTVMKSTRRQLERELLIEDIQRIEDMPSYRLLAR from the exons ATGGACGCGAGCGCCGGCTCCTTCGTCGCCGTCCGCCGGCTCTCCGGCtccgaccgcgccgccgccttccaccACTCCTCTTCGG CGGAGGTGTTGACGGGGTCGTCGGCGTGGATCGGGAGGGGGCTCTCCTGCGTCTGCGCGCAGAGGAGGGACAGCGATGCGCGCCTCTCGTTCGATTTGACGCCTACGCAG GAAGAATGCCTACAGAGGCTGCAGAACAGAATAGAAGTTCAGTATGATAGTGCAAACAGAGAGCATCAG GAAGCATTACGGGCTCTTTGGTGTGATGCTTTTCCTGGAACCGAGCTTCGGGGTCTAATATCAGAACAATGGAAAGAGATGGGTTGGCAAGGGAAAGACCCATCTACAGATTTTAG AGGCGGAGGCTTCATCTCCTTGGAGAATCTGTTGTACTTTGCAAGGAACTATCCA AAATCTTTTCAGGAACTTCTTCGCAAGCAGAATGGTGACCGTGCAATCTGGGAGTATCCATTTGCTGTAGCTGGTGTAAATATAACCTTCATGCTCATTCAGATGCTTGATCTCCAAGCAG TTAAACCGAGGTCATTGTTCGGAGCAGTTTTCCTAAAGCTTCTTTCAG AAAATGATGAAGCATTTGACATTCTCTACTGCATAACCTTCAAGCTGATGGATCAGCAATGGCTTGACATGCATGCTACTTACATGGACTTCAAT ACGGTCATGAAATCAACACGGCGTCAGCTAGAAAGGGAGCTTTTGATCGAGGATATTCAGCGGATTGAGGACATGCCATCATACAGGCTTCTGGCCCGGTAG